The Thunnus thynnus chromosome 13, fThuThy2.1, whole genome shotgun sequence genome segment TGCTGTGGTGTTGGAGGTAGAAGATATTTTAGAGTTCAAATTTAATGCTTTAGAGGTCGTATTGAATCATAGAGGACTGTTGTATCTTgagtgcaataaaaaaaaagtgcaataaCAATTCATCTCTTTCACCTGTTATTTTGTGTAGGAAGCAGTGGTAGTGAATGGATGGAGGCTTTGATTGAAGCTGAAAGGTTAGAAAGGGAACCTAGTTTAGTCCATGACTGCCATCTAATGGAGAAAGccagaaatacacacagatcTTAAGTTGTTTGGGGTATTTTTTCCTACCCTGCCTTTCTACAACAGCACTTCATATAATACTAATGCTCAATTCACACATTTTCCTCGGGTTTCTCTATATCGGTCTTGATTATAATCAGACATAGTAAACATACACAAACCTGATCTGCAGTTCTGTTCTGGGATACAGAAAACTTTTTTACTGTTTGAAAGTCAAAGCAAATTGTTTGAGCATCATTGTGagtgtgattattattatggagaaactaaactaaatgaaaatgtttccatAGTCAATGATCCTCTCcatacatgttttaagacatataaaattattctgctttgaataataatgcatGTCTGATATTctttttctacaaaaaagtacaattaacacattaaaaaccttaaaatggcatctattCACCtattcactgtaaagtccattttcagtgtttgtacactggaggcttctagtgtcaaactcatCATTCTGCTCAAAGATCCAAGTGCAGCaacaatgagaaaaacacatttttgagtggaggactTCATATTATCAGGTACTAAAGCCATGATGCCATTGATTCAGGTAGTTCAAAATCAGCACATTATCTCAAGGGTTTCAAAATTCTATCTTCTCAGATACTCAAATTTCCTGTTCTTtataaggaaaaaaacaaccaaaactcCCCCCAAGGGTTTTAAATACTTAGGAATAAATATTACGCCTTAAATAGAAGATCTGGTTCCAACGAACTACAACCCAATCATAGCCTCTGTAACAGATCCTATAAAAAGATGGACGCTACTCCGATTTTCccttttctgtatttattttaatcccTACCACTGAACTCCCAACCtcattttttccaaaaatgaaGATTATTACAAATTTTCTCTGGAACATTAGGAGACCATGATTACGTGAATCCCTTTTAAACCTACCCTATGAGAGAGGAGGGTTGCAGCTAACCAGTCTTTCCTGGTACTACCGGGCAGCCCAAAATAGAGCAGCAATGTGTTGGTTTTAGAGGGGAACGTCTATACCTTGAGTGGAAATAGAACGTAGTACAACAACTCCATTACCACTGAATCTGTATTTGTTCTCTGACTCTCcaaagaagctaaaatagagAACATAAAACCCTTTTGTTAGAAATACAGTTGAGGTCTGGTTCAAAGTACAAAGTTGTTTAGGTACAAACTCGCAGATATCCTCTTTTACCCCTATATGGGGTAACAGGAGATTTATGCCTGGAACACATGATCCTTGGTTCAAATTGTGGGCTGACAAAGGCCTCAACAAAACCAGAGACTTATGCAATAATGACACATTTCTGACCTTTGAGACtctaaacaataaacacaatatcCCCTCAACACATTTCTTTAATTATCTGCAGCTTAGGAGTCTCCATAGTGGAAGAAGTGATAGTGCATCACTCTAGTGGTCATGATCAAGTGTCTATGATCTACAACCTACTTGAAACTAAATCAGAGGAATCCTCAGACAATAGGAGACCTGCTTGGTGTAATGTCTTGAATACAGAGATAACAAAAGATGAATAGGAGCAGATAGGCCACGAAGCCCGAGCTCAAACTATTAACACCAGATTTAGACTCCTGCAGTACAAATGGACCATGCGTACTTATGCAACTCCGTGCCTACAACACCATTTTGATTCCAACAATTCAGACCAATGTGTGAAATGCAATGCTGAAAAGAGCACTCTGGTTCACTAGTTATGGGTTTGCCCAAGGGAGAGATGTACTTGACACATTATCACAAATAGTTTCAGCTAAATAACTGTGTATTCTTGGTCTGTTCCCCAAGACCCCGAGGCTCAATAACACCAAGAaattttttccttctctcttcttcaaGCTAAAACATACAATATCTGTCGTTTGGAAAATCCCAGAAAACCCTCAGTCACCCTCATCAGTCAGTGGCTGAAAAACCTCTCTCAAAGTCTTGCCTGAGAGAAATTAACCTTTGCTATCAAAGGAAAACCTGATACCTTTTATATAATATGGGGGAAATTCCtacattttctggaaaataCCTAGATGTGACCATGACAAGTCAGTATGAAAGATACGACCAGATAATGTAAAGCTTCTTCTGTGTGCCAGCTTGATGACCAATTGTCATGTTGAGACTTAATGACCATTTTTCATATAAGATGCCTTATATACACCTAAATAATTATGATTTAATTATTGatgatttcttttcttctttttatatcattacattacacattatTAACCATTGTTTAGGTTAACTACGTACTTGCTTTACTAAACAATGTCTATGTCACTTCATTATTGctgctatttattttattttattttcaggtaaCTGCGTGTTAGTGGACAGAGGGGGAGGGACATGGGAAGAAACAAGGGTGTTTGTGAGGGATACATTTCTATATGTCTGGATGTGCTGAAATTCAAAATgccaaataatacatttgttgaaaaagaaaggaaaacaaacacatcaacgTGTTATAGTGCCTAGTAGTTTATTTTCCTGAAGACAGATTTCATACAATAAAACATTCCATCACAATCCAAATGAAAGTTCACCCTAAGAGAATTCACCTACTTTGTAAACCTATGATCTTGGTTCAAACATGAATTTGTTATGAACGATTCTCTCCCAAAGCTTGAAACCAGAAAACCATAATctgatatgaataaaataacatgacagCCAACAGGTAAACCTCCTTGTTTATGGCTTTCCTCTGGGTGCAGCCTGGAAGGTGGATAATGGGTCCATCATTACTTAACCACTCTGTTGATGGTGCAGCTCCAGAATTTGCCTCTTAATCACATTATGGGCTTTGCTTCTTGTTTCGAGCTTTGGAAGAGAGCGGCTCAGTTGACGCCGGGATCACTGGATTAACTAGAGAGCAACTTCCACTTAAGTCCCCAAATGTCCCACACATCAGGTACGCAAACACCATCGATGAATACAAAAACAACCAGCAAAAATATTCTAGTAGCCACTGTCTCTAAATAACAGTAAGTTTAAAACGTGATGAGAAAATAAACCAAGTTATACTCGTGTAATGCTTTAGTAATTGTTAGTTGGCTATTGAAACGACATGATAGCATGGTTAATTTATATTACACCACTTCCCAACACCTTTGCCAACCTAATGCTGAGACGACTATGAAGTATATGAGAGTGCAGACAATTACTGAGCATGCACTTGTTTAACTGTAGAATATGCAGTCATTGAAGCAGGAACTGCAGCTGTCATTACTATGTATCCCTCTGCCTTTGTCCCATCTATCTACAGCATGTATCAACCCTTTAAATACTGTTTCTGTTTGAGGTAAAGTCACTGCTTTAGCAGTTCAGCCAGACATTTTCTGTTAGCCTTGCCACAGAAGGAAACCATtgcataataaaacaataaaagcagtgACAAAAAGAGCCGCCTCGTCATAGGactaaacacatacacattataAACTCTTTTCTACTATATGGAGCCATCCATAATCGTTGCCACAGTCCCAGGTCTGTAATAGCATTTTACAGTATCGCACATTATCAGGCAACAGAGCGTAAACAGGCTCTGCCATGAGTCCCTGTCATCCCAGCATCCTACGGGAGCTCTTATATTGCTTTAACATTGTCAGCAAGTGACCATTTGCAAGGTCGCATAGTCCtcaattacattaaaataatctAGTGGTGTCACAACATCAGCAGATGCTGAATATGGTGCATGATCAGCAAACTACTAGAACACAGCGATGAAGGGTTTTTAATCCCTTTACCTGGCTGGTAATGCAAGTCGGATTAGTTTTTGATTTGACTGGaagaatcatcatcatcatcatcattatcttcATACCATTATGTCTTCTGTCAAAAAAAGACCTAGGGCCAGATGTATAAACTATGCATACGCACAAAAACCATACATACGCCATTTCccacacataaactggtatttctAAAAACAGACTTTGCGATGACAATGTGCCCACTCCATACATACTTCAGGTGTACACATGTATTTCCAGAACCAGCTACGGGTCGTATGAAggtggaaatgaaaaaaatacggTGAGAGACGCaatctaaataaaacattgtttatttaagtTGTTAATCAACTgtattgtgtgatttttatgcGTTTGCATGGCGATTTGTAAAAAGGTGCAAAGGTGCATTTATAAACTAAATATAGataaattacttttgtgtgatcAATTTTTATCATTCTTCTAATTTACATAGGAGGCTTCATTTCGCTCTTTTTTTACTCCTTATCTGGGACACACCTGTACAGTCTGTTTCAATATGATCACTgcaaactaatcattgattataTCACTGAAAATTATGGAGAGATATCACTGCCGACGATGGTTTACAGGTctatgtgatgaattaatgataggGATGCTATAGCTGCACAGCCGTgcgtaatgacagctgttctggtTGTCGGAGAACCTCACCGGTGCAACACACTCAGTGACACTGCACTATTTCTTTGCCGTTTGTTTCACTGAAAGGTCTgaagactggtggagcagggaGCATATGAGATTTCTACAACAGAACCATGTGTACGCACCCCATGCATATTTCTCGCTTTGTGCGTAAACACAGTTTTAATCATGAATCTACACTGAactttatgcatctggcccctggtgTGCAGCTTGAAGACAGTTTTTCCAATGAAAGTTTCAGCATCATGTCTGCGTTGTGTCGCTGCAGTCGTCAGGACCAGAATGAGGAGCAGACACATTTGTCAAAAAGGCCCCAGAGCCTGAATGAAACACGTCATCAGTATGTCCTCAGGCATTTTCCTGAGCTCTGTGCAGCTCGTTAGCCACTGGCATAACTGGAGCGACTGAAATCTGACCTGCCGTCCCTGAAGTCATTCAGCCTTTGGAGCCATTTTGACAAGCATGCCAGGATTTATAGTCATAGTTCCTGTTTTTGTCAAGTTTCTGAGTGAGCCGGTGTGTGACCGGTGGCAGTGGATGAGATGAAAAATCATTTATAGTCTCAGCGGATCCCTTTGACTCTATCAAATGAATCACCAAATATCAGTAGTGCCATAAAAGAACACATGGTTGTGGAATTTTTTCCATAATGATGAGATGGGCACTAATAAAAAAGACCATTACAGGACCATTCTCTTTCCAATTTATACATACTTAACACTATTTTATAccatagaaatatataaatattataaaatgtctattttttaACGATGAGCAAGCATTGGCATGCTACTTGATTCCAGCGAGCTCTATTTCTGCTCTAGTCATAAAATCAGTACATTGCAGGATAAAGACAAGGTTTGAGCAACTTCGTGTAGGTGTATGTGTAAAAAAGCTGAACAGGAAGTGATAATTTGGCTGTTTATGCTGTGTATCTCAAATTGGCTATGCGGCAAagagttgaaaataaaaatctatgGGGCTGAATCAGAGCTTGGAACTGTGTAACAGTCATATCTGAAGCGAAGTGAGGCCAGTTTGGTAAGGTATACTTCccttttttacaattttacaatttaaTCACCTCTTCTGAACACACTCCCTCCGAGGTCAGCTTGTCAGGGGGGTGTATATCATCTGTTTTGAAGGGTAAGCatactgctgtgggatggctgAGTGAAGAGTGTGTGCAGGAGGAGCGGCCATCACGACGGTGGGGCGTTCTGGTTCTGATATATGGATGCCTTGTCTTTCAAAAGGTCCAGACATAGATGACAACTCCAGCTTCCTGAGTgacaaaacagcagagaaaaactATTAGTGTTAGTTAGATTTTTAAAGATGTTGCTAACATTGACTTTGGATACATTTTAACCTGTATGTCCATGAGTCTATTTAAAAGttctttaacatttgagaactttggcttcttttgtttaatgaaaataagggtttgatagaaaaacatgtttaatttctcttcattttctgaTGAGTACAACACTGTCTCTTTCATCTGCTGAACTTACCCTCTGGAGGTTCAGACATGGGTGGGTTGAGACAGTACATGTGATAGCCTCTATCACAGTCATCACAGAACAGAAGCTGATCCTGTAAGGAACAGGACAATGAAAACACTGAGCACATCAGACCTTACTGTGCAAAAACTACAACACGTGCAATATCTGAGCGTAGATGAACTCACATCGTTCTCTGAGGTGCCGCACATGTTGCAACACTTGCACTCTATGCACTGCCACCGGTATGTCTTCACAGCAGCCATCATTACAGGAGTGAACTGCAGGCAGGAGGGGTGGCCTGCATCAAGGAAAATTGTTTTATCACTTCAAATATTTCCACTCTTTCAGTGGCTAATCTCTTCTAGCAGCGAAGCGTTTTTGAATGTACCTGAGCGTCCGCAGTCGGAGCAGGACACCAGCTCTTCTGACTGGCCAGTCTTGTGGTTGGTTTTGGAGTCTCCCAGGCAGAAATCACAGTAATTATTAGGCAACGCCAGACCGTCTGGGCCTTTCTTTGGAGCTGGAATCAAGATGAAAACACCCAGAGAGCATCGGTGTTCAGTTAGCTAAAAGTCCATCCGACTGTCCGTCTTTACAGTGACCACAGGAATCTAATAAAGAAACCTCTGCTGACCTCGAGGGCGCGTCACTTACTTTTAGGCTCCTCTGGCGGCGGCGGGGCGGGCTCGTTGATCTCTACCTCTTCCTTCTCCTCGCCTTCTTCCTCGGCCAGGTGGGAGTGGGCGTAGTGGTAGCTCAGACCAGGACGGTTCTTGTAGCGCTTCCCACAGACTGCcaccaaaaccagaaaacacaacatgtatGAAAACAGAGAATGCATGAGTTAAGTCCTCACTGCACAAAAGATACTATTAGTACTGCTGAGAGTAACAGAAATACTCTTCACTACAGTATCATTTCTATTGTCCTGATTGTTTTAATCAGTGGTTGTCTTGAGCATTTtcagatacagtacagtaaaatctaaatgtatttGTCTACACATCTTTCTATGGTCTAATAAAATGATCTGTTTAATGTCTGCTCTATGCTTCAAGACTCTGATATGATGGTACACATTAATACAGTCCAACTTCCTCGATGTGGTGAAATGATGACGTGTGGGTCGACAGGGAAATCATTTATAAACCCACCGGGTTTCTGTGGTCTCTCGTCTTTTGTTTAATATCAAGACTGGCACAGTGACAGGATATACTTGGCAATGAAATTAGAGGGAAAGATGAATAATGTTTGGGGATATGGAAAATATTCTACAGGGcaatgttttgagtttttccTCTTAGGTGGAGCTCATGTATTTAAGCACAGCGCTAAGATTATACCACATAACATATCAGCACCACAGTTAGTAAAGGAAATGCTGTAACTGCAGAGGTGTGATCTTCACAACATTGGTTTTGAGAAACACCATCTCAGCAGTTTATGTAATGACTAGTTACACTGAAACTAAGAAATATAATTGCTTCATCTCATTTTACTTCTTACATCCATCTCTCTAAAAGATTACATTTGAGAGTGTATGACCTCTCTATGCTGacattaaaattattataatatcTCCACACTGCTCAgcacactgtttttttgttacatATTAATGGTAGATATAAAATCCTCAGATTTACATTTGTGTGAGGAGGATTTACTTGACAAAGATGCCACTGTGTGCGGCTGTTGTCACAGGGAGGGTGTGAGGTTCGTCATAAGATAAGGCACAACACCCAAAGACAAAGTACTTCTTCTTTCACTTCCacaatttctgtcattttcatttcctcAAAAGGAATTAGTATCCGGTTTCTTTCAACTGTCGCCTGAAGGAGTGATTAGACTTTGGGACGGTGTAAGTCAAGCCGCTAAAGAGGCAGCCAGTCACATGCCAGATTTACAATTTTTGGAAAATAGTCCCTAAAGTACAAACAGGCATGAAATTGATTCAAAGCAGAGGCGGCAGGTCACTCGAAAACATGGAAAGTGGAGTGAGACTTGATAGGGTGCAGAGGAGGTGAAGAGgaataaaggggaaaaaaaaaaactaatgcaGTCAAATTACACACATTAAGTAGTGAGACAAAAGACaaagcacagagagaaagaaaacaagcaggATCCAGCATCTTGCTTATCTAAATCCGTGGGACGTTCAGGGCCACatagaggggaaaaaattaCATTCACAGGCCACAGCTTATCTGTTGCAGGCTGAGAGGGCTCATATCTTTGGCTGATTACAGACTACAGTTTAAATAGGGTGTGTAATAACATGGTGTTGACCTCTAAATCTAGTTAATTACACTGTAGTAAATTGTGTAGAACATTTACCACATGAACTGAACTACACAAAGAGCAAATCTACTTGgtaacacagacagaaataaaaaaaaaaataaaaaaaaaaaaaaaacaggcagtgaAGACAAAAGGCAGGCAGACTGGAGTAAAAAAAGGAATGAAGGAAATATACCTCTTTCAGAAGGTTTTGAAATATGCTTTTGTTTGATAGTGtctgaaagagagaagagaaggagaagagagagcatAGACAGAGGCTCAGAGAAACAGGCTCATAGACCGACAGGGaatcagtgagtcagtcagtcagtcagagagctgcagctgaaagtgaaaacacttcacaaagaggaaaaaacacatcaagaaGTGCAGATATGTAGTTGGACAACACCAAAGAAGTGACAGAAACATCCCTCAACCCCCATGGAAAGATTGGAAATGCAAGTCAAAGTGAAAGAAATGTATGATATCATagtgacaaacaaaaaaaatatatatacagctGAGCCTAAACTAACTTTATAAACAGATTTAGGAAGTCTTACAAAGAGcagaaagaagacagaagaaagaagGTGATGGCTCAGTCTTACAGTCTTACAAACTATTAAAATCTGCAGTGACACCTCAACTCCGACCCCAGTTCACATGCTCtgttccccctcctcccctttccccccctcccccttccctcAGGACTCACTGTCACAGGCGTACGGCTTGTCTCTGTCCTCCAGTGCTGCTGTATCCAGcttcttcctgctgctgccCACTCCTCGACCCTGAAGACAAGACACATTATTAGATCCAACAGGCTTTAGGAAAAGAGTGTTCATGTTCGCTGCGGTTGCTTACCTTCCCCTTCCCTTTGCCTCTCCTTTTAGGCGTGTCTTCCTCGTAGTCTTCGTCGTCCAGGTCATCCATGAAGTCGTCTGGCTCGAGGATCCTCTGCATTGACAGGAGTGAGTGCGGGGAGAGGATTAGGTCTCATCTCGCTTTTTCTGTCACCTTAATATTTTACTTAACAactgaatgaaaacaagaaCCTTTCTAATCCGGGCAGCAGGGTTCAGACCTCCGGTGTAATCGCTGAGGTTGGAATCTTCTTCAGACCCTCGGATGTCTGCGGGTGTGCGTTTCTCCAGGGAATCCCCCTTCAGCAGGGCCTCCAGGCTGCTGCCATCCGACGACAACAGAGCATCCTTCTTCAGTCCTAAATCTAACtctgtgaataaataaaagaaggaTTATACTCTACTGTGAAAACATATATTGCCGTTTCTTGTTTCTGACTGGCTGAGTCACATTCAAATAGCAAGCATTCGcatcaataaattattattagCAGCCCATAAAAATTTCAACTGTGTGAAATCTTGCAGTTTTTCTTAGTAAAGCGCAGCCTTAAatgcttttttccccaaaatCCTGACATGGCAAAATGTTAAATAAGATGTGGTACCTGACTTGACAGGGGGGAAGATAAGCCGGGGGTCCTCTGGAGGATGAGATCTCCGtttcttcctccacctcctggATGGGTAGGTGTAGAGCTGCCCTGGAGCCATGCCTGAAGAATGTCAGAACAGACTTTTCAACATTACACTGAACCTATTTAAATACATCATTTGTCAGCTTTATGACACACTGACAAAGAAGAAAAGTCTCCACATCTGTGCTTTAGCTTTCTTTAAAAAACGGCATTTGCTTTGGTGGCATAGTTAGAATTCTTATTTACCACCGTGAGGGCAAATCTAGCTGAAAGCTTGATGAAACTGGACTTGgtttgtatgttgtatgtatgttttcaCTCTACAAACAATTTAGCCCTCTGTCATAAGAGGCCATATTTGTGTAAAGGTGTTTATTCTTCATAGTGTCTTTAGCTTTTTCAAGAATCAGAAGCCAACAAGCCATTTTAAGCTACAATGAAGCTCACACACAGCCTCTCTGCAATTTCCTCTCCATTGCTGCCCTTTATCAGCAAATCTGTGAAAAACTGAtaattacttcttttttttttggcttacaGTTCATTTTGTGAGACATCACATGTTTTGAGTCATACCTGGTCCCCTGTGTCTCTtctccatccaaatgtagcagTTGCTCTGAGCCACACCAGTCTGAGAGTCGAGGAACGGCATGCGGACACTCCTCTCAGCACAGAGCCTGGCATTGTAGTTATGACATTGCTCCATGGCATCTCTGTAGTACTGCTCTCCCAACCTGGCGAAAGAAAAACCAGAAGCTATCAGGTATATTGTGGTAAACAGACATCTGCAGGTGTGGTTATTTCAAAACCAGTGCAGTATTGCTTCAAACTTTATCTGTCAGATTGGTTTAAAGCCTAATGTCTTTCTCCCAAGTGCTGACACCTCAGAAAAGCTCAAAAACTACACAATATGTTTGTACTTCAGACTAAATCATTAGGGAGAGCGCAACGGCAGAGTGCTCTTTTGTTTGTACATCAACAACGAGCTCGGTAGTCAGTGACAGTTACAAGTATGCTGTGTTTTAAACCTAAATACTCAAATTGTGCCGTGTGCTTATTTCCTTTCAGGAGAGCTGCAGGCTGTATCGCCTCCAAATGAGACAAGCAGGTTCATGACAGACACTTTACTGGTTCTTCAAATTGCTGACTGGCAAGGaaaagttattgttattcagcAGCTGCAACTATAGAGGCTGGAGCAAGGCGCTTTAAAGTGTAAATACAGTAACATTTGTGGAAATGCAGCAGTCGATCCTTAACAAGGGTAATGTGAGCATTGTATGTAATTGCATAAATGTTTAACGCAGCTGTTCACAGCACCGAAACTTAAATGACAGATTTCATATCGCttattgtaaggtgtgatgatTTTgcataatgtaaaatatctgtctgtgtttcctaTCACTCATTTAGTCGAGACTAAACTGGAAACTGTAGGCTTCTGTCATGGAAAATAGTTCACAACAGAGACTGTTTCTAATTCACCATTCAAACTCTTAATTAACTATTTAATTAAGTTAAAACATATATGAAAAATTGTAGTAcgtaaatatttttcatcccagtgtcattattttttagtgttgttgttttctacTTTAGTTATCAGGACTGTATGAGCTTAGTTTAGCCAATAtgccacataaaaaaaagatgaagttgacaaagaaaaagtttaGAGGAAACTTTTATATTTAGCTAGGTGATGTTTTCAcgtgttaccatggttactagTGGTTCAGGTAACCGCTTATAACACCTGGGTAAAGTGAAAAATACGGAAACGGAAGCACGTTTTATTTCAACCGGGTGTGAGTcgctgaaactgaaaacatccaCTTTTACTGTACAGTTTGTACGAGTTATGATGTGCGAATCACAAGTGTGATAGCTGCAGTGTCTATAAACCCGGAGTCTCGAGATGAAAGAGGTTATCTTCATTCATTATGAACCAGTCGCCCCAGTCTGCGCTGGCGTTCAGTCTTTAGCTTGTTAGCGTGTAAGCACACCTAGCTGTTGTACTTCACCAACGATACGTTAGCTGGCTACAAACACGTCGCAAGATACCACAATATCTAACAGAAATACACTTATACTCGAATCGACGTATGTTCTATAACACATATGATTCATGTATGAGAAACGTCATGTCTGCTAACTATTACACACTTCCAGGATGTGAGCAGACACGACGGTCCGACAGCGGTTGGCTAACCTTTCCCAGTTAAGTCAAGTTGAAAATGTAGCTAAAGATAGCTAGCGACACTGCCGGCGGCTGTGTGATGAGACAGCCGTTACGGCGTGGCCGCGGTGTCCGTCACCTAACCAGGTGTAAAGGTGTGTAGAAAAAGTCTCAACACTTACAGTTTGACAACATTCTCAACAacagctgccatcttgcttgaaTACACGGGGGAGAGTGGCTGCCGGGTAATGTGTGCCCTGCGTAAGGACTTGTAGGCAGATAGAGCAGGAAAAGGTGACACCCAGCTCCCCCTACCGGTGGCGCTGTGGCACTATTAGAGATTTCATCATACAAGAGTTGACAGTCAGCAGCTCACGTGCATTTAGAGTAAATTATCCTTTAACATTATATCCTTAGAAAACCAATAATATAGTAGTGGGCTCCAAAAATCTAAGACCACATTGGAAATCTCTAATATTTTCACAGAAAcctggaaataatcagaaagtttGAGGGTTCAGAGGCATTTAAAACACAAGAcataaaatgataaagaaatatttaagattctgTACTATTTCAAGGTCAGCAATCGAATTTAAGCAAATTTGTGGCGTTGATCAACTTAACTCtttgtacaaaaggtcagattttCTTGAATTGTATCCCTGAATCCACCTGAAGCATGCGTATAGGTGGATTTAAACTACTCACCAGAGGCTTGCTCATGTAACTGAACTTGCAGccagtgttcacctgttatgAATATGGCTGTgcctcaagtttccagcagATAATTGTTTACTAAGTAGCGTTGTGATGGTGGGAAACATGGCATCAGAACTAAGTACAAGTGTCAAATTGTTATTCTAAGCAAAGAGGGGCTTTCTCAGCGTCAAATCATAGCAGAAATTTCATGATACAAAAGCTGCAagtcttccttttttcttctttttttcttctttttttctaagCTGCAAGTCTTAAgtctaaaaagtaaaatatatatg includes the following:
- the dpf2 gene encoding zinc finger protein ubi-d4 isoform X1, with product MAAVVENVVKLLGEQYYRDAMEQCHNYNARLCAERSVRMPFLDSQTGVAQSNCYIWMEKRHRGPGMAPGQLYTYPSRRWRKKRRSHPPEDPRLIFPPVKSELDLGLKKDALLSSDGSSLEALLKGDSLEKRTPADIRGSEEDSNLSDYTGGLNPAARIRKRILEPDDFMDDLDDEDYEEDTPKRRGKGKGKGRGVGSSRKKLDTAALEDRDKPYACDNTIKQKHISKPSERVCGKRYKNRPGLSYHYAHSHLAEEEGEEKEEVEINEPAPPPPEEPKTPKKGPDGLALPNNYCDFCLGDSKTNHKTGQSEELVSCSDCGRSGHPSCLQFTPVMMAAVKTYRWQCIECKCCNMCGTSENDDQLLFCDDCDRGYHMYCLNPPMSEPPEGSWSCHLCLDLLKDKASIYQNQNAPPS
- the dpf2 gene encoding zinc finger protein ubi-d4 isoform X2, whose amino-acid sequence is MAAVVENVVKLLGEQYYRDAMEQCHNYNARLCAERSVRMPFLDSQTGVAQSNCYIWMEKRHRGPGMAPGQLYTYPSRRWRKKRRSHPPEDPRLIFPPVKSELDLGLKKDALLSSDGSSLEALLKGDSLEKRTPADIRGSEEDSNLSDYTGGLNPAARIRKRILEPDDFMDDLDDEDYEEDTPKRRGKGKGKGRGVGSSRKKLDTAALEDRDKPYACDICGKRYKNRPGLSYHYAHSHLAEEEGEEKEEVEINEPAPPPPEEPKTPKKGPDGLALPNNYCDFCLGDSKTNHKTGQSEELVSCSDCGRSGHPSCLQFTPVMMAAVKTYRWQCIECKCCNMCGTSENDDQLLFCDDCDRGYHMYCLNPPMSEPPEGSWSCHLCLDLLKDKASIYQNQNAPPS